A single genomic interval of Stieleria maiorica harbors:
- a CDS encoding dioxygenase family protein — protein sequence MNRNTAMLNRRGILSSGMALGATALATPGVFAELLQTPPQTEGPFYPNKMPLDTDNDLLVINDSITPAVGEITHLSGRVLDPNGNPVRNAFVEIWQVDNNAVYLHTDDQTNRANQDTNFQGYGRFLTDSKGHYYFRTIKPVPYPGRTPHIHFAISQGGKRTLTTQLYVKGHPGNTRDRLLQGIDAKARETVLRDFVPLKDSTIGELSVDFDLVLGVTASEGDDGKMHGIGQSQWRQRQTRRDAS from the coding sequence ATGAATCGAAACACGGCAATGTTGAACCGGCGTGGAATCCTTTCCAGCGGAATGGCCCTCGGAGCCACCGCGCTGGCCACGCCAGGGGTGTTCGCGGAATTGCTTCAAACGCCGCCCCAAACCGAAGGGCCGTTTTATCCGAACAAAATGCCCTTGGACACCGACAACGACTTGCTGGTGATCAACGATTCGATCACGCCGGCCGTGGGGGAAATCACCCACCTGTCCGGGCGCGTTTTAGATCCCAATGGCAACCCGGTTCGCAATGCCTTTGTCGAAATCTGGCAGGTCGACAACAATGCCGTCTATCTGCATACCGACGATCAGACGAATCGCGCGAACCAGGACACGAACTTCCAAGGGTATGGACGGTTTCTGACCGATTCCAAAGGCCACTACTATTTTCGCACGATCAAGCCCGTTCCGTACCCCGGCCGCACCCCCCACATCCACTTTGCCATCAGTCAGGGTGGCAAACGGACGTTGACCACCCAGCTTTACGTCAAGGGGCATCCGGGAAATACGCGCGACCGGTTGCTGCAAGGCATCGATGCCAAGGCTCGTGAAACGGTCTTGCGTGATTTTGTCCCGCTGAAGGACTCAACGATCGGCGAATTGAGTGTGGACTTTGATCTCGTCTTGGGAGTCACTGCCAGCGAGGGTGACGACGGCAAGATGCACGGGATCGGCCAGTCTCAGTGGCGGCAGCGCCAGACGCGCCGAGATGCGAGCTGA
- a CDS encoding peptidase M42 gives MRKASNIDEFLHLLRALVREPSVVGVEDAFFRVLRRELEEYPVKVDRYHGLLVAQGSDPDSVYLSAHVDRHGLLCTGPNEFQYAAFIAGNRGELTGDSVSEQFMELIAGRFDGQRVQAHTPYAGSYCGQGQITRSYVCPRRRNLIFELDGLEFLQPGFPVSFLDRLRVDQNLVSAQLDNVVSVAMLIDLIRSGFQGTALFTAGEEAGRSWRFAVEWFQRHDIQTDRLVVLDTSPFSTLDEVAKQEVVLRNRDSMATFDETLTDQLLGLCERLRIRHRFKDRYVELLNLDRDKPLSIGRTELGRIITATDGMVRGTTLQLPTTSYHTASETAETTSIAAMLRLLRNLCGLPEPS, from the coding sequence ATGAGAAAGGCATCCAACATTGATGAGTTCCTGCATCTCCTTCGAGCCCTGGTCAGAGAACCTTCGGTCGTGGGCGTGGAAGATGCCTTCTTTCGTGTGCTGCGACGGGAGTTGGAGGAGTATCCGGTCAAGGTGGATCGCTACCACGGTTTGCTGGTCGCTCAAGGTTCCGATCCGGACAGCGTGTACCTTTCCGCCCACGTCGACCGCCACGGACTGCTTTGTACCGGACCGAACGAGTTTCAGTATGCAGCATTCATCGCCGGCAATCGCGGCGAGTTGACGGGCGATTCGGTCTCCGAGCAGTTTATGGAACTGATCGCCGGGCGGTTTGATGGCCAGCGAGTTCAGGCCCACACACCCTATGCCGGTTCCTATTGCGGCCAAGGCCAGATCACGCGTTCGTACGTTTGCCCGCGGCGCAGAAACCTGATCTTTGAACTCGACGGCCTGGAGTTCCTGCAACCCGGCTTCCCCGTTTCTTTTCTCGATCGATTGCGAGTCGATCAGAATCTGGTTTCGGCACAACTGGACAACGTGGTCAGCGTCGCCATGTTGATCGATTTGATTCGAAGTGGGTTTCAAGGCACGGCGTTGTTTACTGCGGGCGAAGAGGCCGGCCGTAGTTGGCGATTTGCCGTCGAGTGGTTTCAGCGTCACGACATCCAGACGGACCGTTTGGTCGTTTTGGACACGAGTCCTTTTTCGACGTTGGACGAAGTCGCCAAGCAAGAGGTGGTGTTGCGTAATCGGGACTCGATGGCGACATTCGACGAAACGTTGACCGATCAACTGCTCGGTCTTTGCGAACGGTTGAGGATCCGACACCGGTTCAAAGATCGCTATGTCGAATTGTTGAACTTGGATCGCGATAAACCGCTCTCGATCGGTCGCACCGAATTGGGCCGCATCATCACGGCAACCGACGGGATGGTCCGCGGGACGACGCTGCAGTTGCCCACCACATCCTACCACACGGCGTCGGAAACGGCCGAGACGACCAGTATCGCGGCGATGCTGCGGCTGCTCCGAAACCTGTGTGGATTGCCCGAGCCGTCGTAG
- a CDS encoding MFS transporter, with protein sequence MAVTIDDLNRFAITENRLNAQLENGTLQGHRLRGDLSASMIDGAAFGGMVGFGETYIAAFALAVGLGEMAAGMVSSVPLIAGGLMQLTSPTAIRVLKSHKRWVVLCAFLQAATFIPLLIAALLGSIDAVTLLLVASIYWGTGLATGPAWNTWIGTIVPRPIRARYFAHRTRVSQACVFAGFLIGGVLLQSFTALELGLVAFAILFGVAGLCRLLSTWMLIKQSEPVPLPPGMRAIPWKRVFHHLRASSGGKLLVYLFAVQAAVQMSGPFFTPFMLTKLEFSYGELSGLFSIAFLAKVISLSFWGRVANKLGAKTLLWIGSLGIVPISVLWVVSQNYAWLAAAQALSGVFWASYELAFFLLFFESIAEEERTSVLTIYNLLNTAAWVSGALVGGALLFHFEMSFNGYLILFALSSLGRLFALPLLLRVPHLIVDSDEMGVRTVAVRPGSASLDTPVLASLPDQIGNDAT encoded by the coding sequence GCATGATCGATGGCGCGGCATTTGGCGGCATGGTGGGCTTTGGTGAAACCTACATCGCGGCATTCGCGCTGGCGGTCGGGTTGGGCGAGATGGCGGCGGGGATGGTCAGCAGCGTACCGTTGATCGCCGGCGGGCTGATGCAACTGACGTCGCCGACCGCGATTCGCGTTCTGAAGTCACACAAACGTTGGGTGGTTCTGTGTGCGTTTCTGCAGGCGGCAACCTTCATCCCGCTGTTGATCGCGGCGCTCCTCGGTTCGATTGACGCGGTGACGCTGCTGTTGGTGGCGTCGATTTACTGGGGGACGGGGCTGGCCACCGGGCCGGCTTGGAATACCTGGATCGGGACAATCGTCCCCCGCCCGATACGCGCCCGCTATTTTGCCCATCGCACTCGCGTTTCCCAAGCCTGTGTGTTCGCGGGCTTTCTGATCGGCGGTGTCTTGTTGCAATCATTCACGGCGTTGGAACTGGGGCTGGTGGCCTTTGCGATTCTGTTCGGCGTCGCCGGGCTTTGTCGTTTGCTTTCGACTTGGATGTTGATCAAGCAAAGTGAACCGGTGCCGTTGCCGCCGGGGATGCGTGCGATCCCCTGGAAACGCGTCTTTCATCATTTGCGTGCCAGCAGCGGTGGAAAGTTGTTGGTTTATCTGTTCGCCGTTCAGGCGGCGGTGCAAATGTCCGGTCCGTTTTTCACGCCGTTCATGTTGACCAAACTCGAGTTCTCTTATGGCGAGTTATCGGGGTTGTTTTCGATCGCGTTCCTGGCGAAAGTCATCTCGCTTTCGTTTTGGGGACGCGTGGCCAACAAGCTCGGCGCCAAAACCCTGCTTTGGATCGGCAGTCTGGGGATCGTCCCGATCAGCGTGCTGTGGGTGGTGTCGCAAAACTACGCGTGGCTGGCCGCGGCCCAGGCGCTCAGTGGTGTTTTTTGGGCGTCCTACGAACTGGCGTTTTTCTTGCTGTTCTTTGAATCGATCGCGGAAGAAGAACGGACGAGTGTGTTGACGATCTATAATCTGCTCAACACCGCCGCGTGGGTATCGGGGGCGCTCGTCGGCGGTGCGCTATTGTTCCACTTTGAAATGAGTTTTAACGGGTACCTGATCCTGTTCGCGCTCTCATCGCTCGGGCGACTGTTTGCCCTGCCACTGTTGCTGCGGGTGCCGCATCTGATCGTGGATTCGGATGAAATGGGCGTGCGAACGGTGGCCGTTCGGCCCGGATCGGCATCCCTGGATACTCCGGTTCTGGCCAGTCTGCCCGATCAGATCGGGAATGACGCGACTTAA